A single Roseinatronobacter monicus DNA region contains:
- a CDS encoding NUDIX hydrolase: protein MNVRSMPLEMLNTVLEFIRPAFVQAAALCLRDSPNGPEVLLVQTLRREHWITPKGWPMRNKALNQAAAIEAWEEAGVKGAISAEPIGAFTYTKIKKSGLPVQCRPLIYRLDVSELCDTYPEAKKRTRKWFSLSEAAEVVKPPELKALLQRLAEQSRQT, encoded by the coding sequence ATGAATGTCCGGTCCATGCCGCTTGAAATGCTGAACACTGTTCTTGAGTTCATTCGCCCTGCCTTTGTGCAGGCGGCGGCGCTGTGCCTGCGCGACAGCCCAAACGGGCCGGAAGTGCTGCTGGTGCAAACGCTCCGGCGCGAACACTGGATCACGCCAAAGGGTTGGCCGATGCGCAACAAGGCGCTGAATCAGGCGGCCGCAATCGAGGCTTGGGAAGAAGCTGGCGTAAAGGGCGCCATCAGCGCAGAGCCGATTGGCGCATTCACCTATACCAAGATCAAGAAAAGCGGCCTGCCCGTGCAGTGTCGGCCCCTGATCTACCGGCTGGACGTGTCCGAATTGTGCGACACCTATCCCGAGGCGAAGAAGCGCACACGCAAGTGGTTTTCCCTATCCGAAGCCGCCGAAGTCGTGAAGCCGCCCGAATTGAAAGCATTGCTGCAACGGCTTGCGGAACAATCAAGACAGACGTAA
- the arfB gene encoding alternative ribosome rescue aminoacyl-tRNA hydrolase ArfB, which produces MRINDQIILQEWELTESFTRASGPGGQNVNKVSTAVELRFEAERSPNLPDSVKARLKRLAGRRWTQDGAVVLRVEDTRSQARNREIARARMTELIRKALERPKRRIPTRPTLASKRRRLDSKAHRAEVKALRTPPGQE; this is translated from the coding sequence ATGCGCATCAACGACCAGATCATCTTGCAGGAATGGGAACTGACCGAAAGTTTCACGCGCGCCTCTGGGCCGGGCGGGCAGAATGTCAACAAGGTGTCGACCGCAGTCGAATTGCGGTTCGAGGCAGAGCGCAGCCCAAATCTGCCCGATTCAGTTAAGGCAAGGTTGAAGCGGCTGGCAGGGCGACGCTGGACACAAGACGGGGCTGTCGTGTTGCGGGTCGAGGACACCCGTTCGCAGGCGCGGAACCGCGAAATTGCCCGCGCCCGCATGACCGAGCTGATCCGCAAGGCGTTAGAGCGTCCGAAACGGCGTATTCCAACCCGCCCGACGCTGGCCAGCAAAAGGCGGCGTCTTGACTCCAAGGCCCATCGTGCCGAGGTAAAGGCCCTGCGAACTCCACCGGGGCAGGAATGA